Within the Candidatus Methylomirabilota bacterium genome, the region CGGTTGATCAACGCGCTTGCCAGGGTGACGGCGCGCGCGTAGGGGGCTCGACATGGCGACCAAGCACATCGACATCAACTGCGACATGGGCGAGAGCTACGGGCGCTGGACGCTTGGCGCCGACGACGAGATCATGCCTCACATCACCTCGGCGAACGTCGCGTGCGGCTTCCACGGCGGCGACCCGCACGTGATGCGGAAGACCGTGGAGAACGCGGTCAAGCACGGCGTGGCGATCGGCTCGCACCCCGGGCTCCCCGATCTCATGGGCTTCGGCCGGCGCCGCATGGAGGTCACGCCGCAGGAGCTGAAGGACTATCACCGGTACCAGACCGGCGCGCTCGGCGCGTTCGTCCGGGCGGCGGGCGTGAAGCTCCAGCACGTGAAGCCCCACGGCATCCAGTACCACATGTTCGAGGAGAACCTGGCTCTCGCGCGCGCCACCGCCGAGCAGGTCCTCGAGCTCGACCCCGAGCTGATCCTGATGACGATGGCGATGACGAAATACGACGCCGAGGCGCGCAAGGTCAAGGGCCTGCGCGTCGCTGCCGAGGGCTTCGCCGACCGCGTCTACGCTGATGACGCCCAGCTCGTCTCGCGCAAGCTCGGCAAGGACGCGCTCGTCGCCGACCCCGCCAAGGCCGCCGAGCAGGCGGTGCGGATGGTGCTGGAGGGGAAGGTGCGCACGATCAGCGGCAAGGTCATCGACGTCAAGGTCGAGACCATCTGCATCCACGGCGACAGCCCGGGCGCGGAGAAGATCGTGGTCGCGGTCCGCGAGGGACTCGTCAAGGCGGGGTGCACGGTGAAGCCGCTTCGGGAGTGGCTGCCCAAGGCCTGAGCTGGACGTCGCACGCTCGCTCGCGACGCCTGACGGCGCGACGGTCGCCTACCGGCTCTGGCGGCCGGCCGCCCCGCGCCGCGTCGTCGTCCTCCTCCACGGCCTCGCGAGCAACGCGACCCGCTGGTCGGAGCTCGTCGCCCATACCTCGCTGAAGGCGGACTGGGACATCCTGCGCCTCGACCTCCGCGGCAACGGCGCCTCCGCCTGGCGCGGGCGCCTCGGCATGGGCGAGTGGTGCGCCGACCTCGCCGGGATCCTCGACGCCGAGGGCTACGCGCGCGCGGTGCTGGTCGGCCACTGCCTCGGCGCCAACGTCGCGATCGAATTCGCGAGCCGTCATCCCGACCGC harbors:
- a CDS encoding 5-oxoprolinase subunit PxpA; the encoded protein is MATKHIDINCDMGESYGRWTLGADDEIMPHITSANVACGFHGGDPHVMRKTVENAVKHGVAIGSHPGLPDLMGFGRRRMEVTPQELKDYHRYQTGALGAFVRAAGVKLQHVKPHGIQYHMFEENLALARATAEQVLELDPELILMTMAMTKYDAEARKVKGLRVAAEGFADRVYADDAQLVSRKLGKDALVADPAKAAEQAVRMVLEGKVRTISGKVIDVKVETICIHGDSPGAEKIVVAVREGLVKAGCTVKPLREWLPKA